In a single window of the Tachyglossus aculeatus isolate mTacAcu1 chromosome 14, mTacAcu1.pri, whole genome shotgun sequence genome:
- the ASCL4 gene encoding LOW QUALITY PROTEIN: achaete-scute homolog 4 (The sequence of the model RefSeq protein was modified relative to this genomic sequence to represent the inferred CDS: deleted 1 base in 1 codon), whose translation MSSSPLFSEDGRAISLQTARELFPLDLNIRNHKGSRCVLIFKGKSLCKGRENIGTLLLSFEIGRSEGKPGFEVWIRGPANLASWLNPSCLAIKEHCSVAWKPSPGSQSHWPAPRPINSAEKDRPHGNGPSPDVTAWITPARLNAHHWTLGIWGPALGFLTMENSKSDGLLNKTVYPGCVPTGIPMNPSQLSWSEPLSAFFQLDSAYWGPPCSGPPGRYSYLPLSRQLETYDCAFEPAFIRKRNERERQRVRCVNEGYARLRGHLPRELADKRLSKAETLRAAIGYIKHLQSLLDCQPPGMPSKSKESRAISKPLPRPECNSDGESKTSSASSPFSEAEEACS comes from the exons AtgagctcttcccccctcttctctgaGGATGGGAGAGCTATAAGTTTGCAAACAGCCCGAGAGCTGTTTCCATTAGACCTGAACATCAGAAACCACAAAGGCTCCCGTTGCGTTTTGATTTTCAAGGGGAAAAGTCTCTG caaggggagagagaacatagGGACGCTTTTGTTATCTTTTGAAATCGGAAGATCAGAGGGGAAACCTGGGTTTGAAGTGTGGATTAGGGGTCCCGCAAATCTCGCTTCTTGGCTCAACCCATCCTGCCTCGCTATAAAAGAACATTGCAGTGTCGCCTGGAAACCTAGTCCTGGATCCCAGAGTCACTGGCCTGCACCGAGGCCCATCAACTCCGCTGAAAAA GACAGACCGCACGGGAACGGGCCCAGTCCAGATGTGACGGCTTGGATTACCCCGGCCCGGCTTAATGCCCACCATTGGACACTGGGCATCTGGGGGCCCGCACTTGGTTTTCTAACAATGGAGAACAGTAAATCTGATGGATTACTGAACAAGACAGTCTATCCTGGCTGCGTTCCCACGGGCATCCCAATGAATCCTTCGCAATTATCTTGGAGCGAGCCCTTAAGTGCCTTCTTCCAGTTGGATTCTGCTTACTGGGGACCACCCTGCAGTGGTCCCCCAGGGAGATATTCTTACTTACCTCTCTCTAGGCAACTGGAAACATACGACTGTGCCTTTGAACCTGCCTTCATCCGAAagcggaatgagagagagagacagagggtgcGTTGTGTGAACGAAGGGTACGCCCGACTCCGTGGACATCTTCCCCGGGAACTCGCAGACAAACGCCTCAGCAAAGCGGAGACTCTCCGCGCTGCGATCGGCTACATCAAACACCTTCAGAGTTTGCTGGACTGTCAGCCTCCAGGAATGCCCAGTAAGTCCAAGGAGAGCCGAGCCATTTCCAAACCTCTCCCAAGACCGGAATGCAACAGTGACGGAGAATCCAAAacatcctcagcctcctctccgttCAGTGAGGCTGAAGAGGCTTGCAGCTAG